The following coding sequences lie in one Arachis ipaensis cultivar K30076 chromosome B03, Araip1.1, whole genome shotgun sequence genomic window:
- the LOC107630942 gene encoding ABC transporter G family member 5, with translation MSKEEKEGRREPNEFENNKKVRVEEETQRVGKKPIIQMKKIQGCEVEAIGINYKILKHKTDHPFKIFSKSPQQELEEAEEEEEDAEEAEAEKASSQRCCSGGGRHVLKNVSFKAKPWEILAIVGPSGAGKSSLLEILAGKVTPQSGSVLLNHKPVEKAQFRKLSGYVTQKDTLFPLLTVEETMMFSAKLRLRLPQEQLQSRVKSLIKELGLDHVAGARIGDERVRGISGGERRRVSIGVEVIHDPKVLILDEPTSGLDSTSALQIIDMLKVMADTRGRTIILSIHQPGFRIVKLLNSLLLLANGSVLHHGTADLLSVNMRLMGLELPLHVNVVEFSIESIDAFQQQQICKRFLVQTPRRLQGTALPQKKGDDEQGECRSGRFTLQQLFQQSKVIDEEAINAGMDFTCDFANSRLRETMILTHRFSKNIFRTKELFACRTIQMLISGLVLGSIFCNLKDDLEGAEERVGLFAFILTFLLSSTIEALPIFLQEREILMKETSCGSYRVSSYAIANGLVYLPFLLILAILFSIPLYWLVGLNKNFMAFLHFLLLIWLILYTANSVVVCFSALVPNFIVGNSVIAGVIGSFFLFSGYFISQHEIPKYWIFMHYISLFKYPFEGFLINEFSNSGKCLEYMFGGCVVSGEDVLKEEGYGGESNRWKNVGVMMGFILLYRFISYVILRYRCSQRGFRSVVII, from the coding sequence ATGAGCAAAGAAGagaaggagggaagaagagaacCAAATGAGTTTGAGAATAATAAGAAagtaagagtagaagaagaaacacaGAGAGTAGGAAAAAAGCCTATTATTCAAATGAAGAAGATACAAGGTTGTGAGGTTGAGGCCATTGGCATCAACTACAAGATCCTCAAACATAAAACCGATCACCCTTTTAAAATCTTCAGTAAATCACCACAACAAGAATTGGaagaagctgaagaagaagaagaagatgctgaagaagcagaagcagaaaaagcttcatCACAAAGGTGTTGCAGTGGAGGAGGAAGGCATGTTCTCAAGAATGTGAGTTTCAAAGCCAAGCCATGGGAAATCCTTGCAATTGTTGGGCCAAGTGGTGCTGGAAAATCATCACTGCTTGAGATTCTTGCAGGAAAAGTTACTCCACAGAGTGGTTCTGTGTTGCTGAATCACAAGCCTGTGGAGAAAGCTCAGTTCAGGAAGCTCTCAGGTTATGTAACACAGAAGGATACTTTGTTTCCATTACTTACAGTTGAAGAAACTATGATGTTCAGTGCAAAGCTAAGGCTAAGGCTCCCTCAGGAGCAGCTCCAATCTAGGGTCAAGTCACTGATCAAGGAGCTCGGACTTGATCATGTTGCCGGGGCGCGAATTGGTGACGAAAGGGTCCGAGGAATATCCGGTGGCGAAAGACGCAGAGTTTCTATTGGTGTTGAAGTCATACATGATCCAAAGGTGTTGATTTTGGATGAACCAACTTCTGGTCTTGATAGTACTTCAGCATTGCAAATTATTGATATGCTTAAGGTGATGGCTGATACTAGGGGAAGAACCATAATCCTTAGTATCCATCAACCCGGATTCAGAATTGTGAAGTTGCTCAATTCATTGCTTTTGTTGGCAAATGGTTCTGTTTTACACCATGGCACTGCTGATTTGCTTAGTGTGAATATGAGGCTAATGGGTTTAGAGCTTCCCCTTCATGTCAATGTGGTTGAGTTTTCCATTGAGTCCATTGATGCCTTTCAGCAACAACAGATATGCAAGAGATTCCTGGTACAAACGCCAAGGCGATTGCAGGGGACGGCGCTGCCTCAGAAGAAAGGTGATGATGAACAAGGTGAGTGTAGAAGTGGTAGGTTTACTTTACAACAGCTCTTTCAACAATCCAAGGTGATTGATGAAGAAGCTATCAATGCTGGAATGGATTTCACTTGTGATTTTGCTAATTCTAGATTGAGAGAAACTATGATCCTCACTCATAGGTTCTCCAAGAACATCTTTCGTACAAAAGAGCTTTTTGCATGTAGGACTATTCAGATGCTGATTTCAGGGCTTGTTCTGGGATCCATCTTTTGTAATCTCAAGGATGATCTTGAGGGAGCAGAAGAAAGGGTTGGTCTATTTGCTTTCATTTTAACTTTTTTGCTATCAAGCACCATAGAAGCTCTACCAATTTTTCTGCAAGAAAGGGAGATTCTGATGAAGGAGACATCTTGTGGAAGCTACAGAGTATCATCCTATGCTATTGCCAATGGCCTAGTTTACCTACCATTTCTTCTAATCCTAGCCATTTTGTTCTCAATTCCATTATACTGGCTTGTTGGTCTCAACAAGAACTTCATGGCATTTCTACACTTCTTGTTGCTGATATGGCTGATTCTATACACTGCAAATTCAGTTGTGGTCTGTTTCAGTGCTCTGGTGCCTAATTTCATTGTTGGGAATTCAGTCATTGCTGGTGTCATTGGATCATTCTTCTTGTTCTCTGGATACTTCATATCACAGCATGAGATTCCAAAATATTGGATTTTTATGCATTACATATCTCTTTTTAAGTATCCCTTTGAAGGGTTTCTAATAAATGAGTTCTCCAACTCAGGTAAATGCTTGGAGTACATGTTTGGTGGATGTGTGGTGAGTGGTGAAGATGTGCTCAAAGAAGAAGGTTATGGCGGGGAGAGTAATAGATGGAAAAATGTTGGGGTGATGATGGGCTTCATCTTGCTTTACAGGTTCATATCCTATGTGATTCTTAGATACAGATGTTCACAGAGGGGGTTCAGGAGTGTGGTCATCATCTAA